From a single Labrenzia sp. PHM005 genomic region:
- a CDS encoding substrate-binding domain-containing protein, translating into MKFTTLVSATAVAVASTAFVGAAQARDQVQIAGSSTVLPYASIVAEAFGENTDFPTPVVESGGSSAGLKRFCEGVGENTIDVANASRKIRAKEIKACAEAGVKDIIEVRIGYDGIVFASQKSGPAFTAFQPADIFNALGSKVLKDGELVANPYNNWSDFNADLPNVEIAAFIPGTKHGTREVFEDKVLLAGCEATGAFEKFLEAAEGDSDKAKKKAAEKACIDVRADGKSVDIDGDYTETLARIDSNANGIGIFGLAFYENNTDKLKVATMGDVAPSTETIASGTYPVSRPLYFYVKKAHIGVIPGLKEYAQFFIADEIAGGDGPLAQYGLVADPELAATQASIAAEETMK; encoded by the coding sequence GTGAAATTTACGACCCTCGTTAGCGCAACAGCTGTTGCAGTTGCATCCACCGCATTCGTTGGCGCCGCTCAGGCTCGCGACCAGGTTCAGATCGCTGGTTCTTCCACCGTTCTGCCTTACGCTTCCATCGTCGCTGAAGCTTTTGGCGAAAACACCGACTTTCCGACACCGGTTGTTGAGTCCGGCGGATCTTCTGCTGGCCTGAAGCGTTTCTGTGAAGGTGTTGGCGAAAACACCATCGACGTTGCCAACGCTTCCCGCAAAATCCGCGCGAAAGAAATCAAGGCCTGTGCCGAAGCTGGTGTCAAAGACATCATCGAAGTCCGCATCGGTTACGACGGAATCGTATTCGCTTCCCAAAAGTCTGGTCCTGCTTTCACCGCGTTCCAGCCGGCTGACATCTTCAACGCTCTGGGCTCCAAAGTCCTGAAGGACGGCGAACTGGTCGCCAACCCGTACAACAACTGGTCTGACTTCAACGCTGACCTGCCGAACGTTGAAATCGCTGCTTTCATCCCGGGCACCAAGCACGGCACCCGTGAAGTGTTCGAAGACAAGGTTCTTCTGGCTGGGTGTGAAGCAACCGGCGCTTTCGAAAAGTTCCTCGAAGCCGCTGAAGGTGACAGCGACAAAGCGAAGAAAAAAGCTGCTGAAAAAGCGTGTATCGATGTTCGCGCCGACGGCAAGTCTGTCGACATCGACGGTGACTACACCGAGACACTTGCCCGCATCGACTCCAATGCAAACGGCATCGGCATCTTCGGTCTTGCCTTTTATGAAAACAACACCGACAAGCTGAAAGTTGCGACCATGGGTGATGTGGCTCCGTCCACTGAAACCATTGCTTCCGGCACCTACCCGGTTTCCCGTCCGCTGTACTTCTACGTCAAGAAGGCACACATCGGCGTGATCCCGGGCCTGAAAGAATACGCTCAGTTCTTCATCGCTGACGAAATCGCAGGCGGCGACGGCCCTCTGGCCCAGTACGGCCTGGTTGCCGATCCGGAGCTGGCTGCCACTCAGGCATCTATTGCTGCTGAAGAAACAATGAAGTAA
- the argF gene encoding ornithine carbamoyltransferase: MTASGAFRNFLDLTEFDGSELRTILEAGKKIKAERNGIRRGEGPLAGKVLAMIFEQPSTRTRISFDVGMRELGGETLMLTGAEMQLGRGETIADTARVLSRFVDGIMIRILDHNDLNELAENATVPVINGLTKISHPCQIMADIMTFEEHRGGISGKSIAWTGDSNNVLASWVHAAPRLDFEMRIATPSELAPPQELIDAARQKGGSIVVTDDPYEAVKGTDCVITDCWVSMGDDDAESRHNLLSAYQVNERLMAEANGDALFMHCLPAHRGEEVTNEVMDGPNSVVFDEAENRLHAQKGILAWCFGAA; this comes from the coding sequence ATGACCGCGAGTGGAGCATTCAGAAACTTTCTGGATTTGACCGAGTTTGATGGCAGCGAACTGCGCACCATCCTCGAGGCAGGCAAAAAGATCAAAGCCGAGCGCAACGGCATCCGCCGTGGCGAGGGCCCGCTTGCGGGCAAGGTCCTGGCAATGATCTTCGAACAGCCGTCGACCCGGACCCGTATTTCGTTCGATGTTGGTATGCGCGAGCTCGGCGGTGAGACCTTGATGCTGACCGGCGCTGAAATGCAGCTTGGACGCGGCGAGACGATCGCTGATACCGCGCGTGTCCTGTCCCGCTTCGTCGACGGCATTATGATCCGGATCTTGGACCACAATGATTTGAACGAACTGGCTGAAAACGCGACCGTTCCCGTGATCAATGGTTTGACCAAGATCTCGCATCCTTGCCAGATCATGGCCGACATCATGACGTTCGAAGAACATCGTGGGGGCATTTCCGGCAAAAGCATTGCCTGGACCGGCGACAGCAACAACGTTCTGGCGTCTTGGGTTCATGCGGCCCCGCGCCTGGACTTTGAAATGCGCATTGCGACACCAAGCGAATTGGCCCCGCCTCAGGAGCTGATTGATGCAGCCCGTCAAAAGGGTGGTTCCATTGTGGTGACCGACGACCCATATGAGGCTGTCAAAGGGACCGACTGTGTCATCACCGACTGCTGGGTGTCCATGGGCGATGATGATGCGGAGAGCCGTCACAACCTGCTCAGCGCCTACCAGGTCAACGAGCGGCTGATGGCGGAGGCAAATGGAGATGCGCTCTTCATGCATTGCCTGCCGGCGCACCGGGGTGAAGAAGTCACCAACGAGGTCATGGACGGTCCAAACTCTGTCGTGTTTGACGAAGCCGAAAACCGGCTCCATGCTCAAAAGGGCATTCTGGCCTGGTGTTTCGGCGCAGCTTAA
- the phoB gene encoding phosphate regulon transcriptional regulator PhoB, protein MPKVLIVEDEEPLSLLLRYNLEAEGYAVETCVRGDEAEIRLRESQPDLLLLDWMLPGLSGIELCRRLRAREDTERLPVIMLTARGEEAERIRGLSTGADDYVVKPFSVPELMARVRAILRRASPEVVSTMLRSGDIELDRETHRVRRSTKEIHLGPTEFRLLEFLMTSPGRVFSREQLLDGVWGHDVYVDERTVDVHVGRLRKALNKGKAKDPIRTVRGAGYSFNDQFAAA, encoded by the coding sequence ATGCCGAAGGTGCTCATCGTCGAAGACGAAGAACCGCTAAGCCTTCTGTTGCGATACAATCTGGAAGCTGAAGGTTATGCCGTGGAGACTTGTGTCCGCGGTGATGAAGCAGAAATCCGCCTGCGCGAAAGCCAGCCCGATCTCCTGTTGCTGGATTGGATGCTGCCGGGTCTTTCCGGCATCGAGCTGTGTCGGCGGCTGCGCGCCCGTGAAGATACTGAACGTCTGCCGGTCATCATGCTGACGGCACGTGGGGAAGAAGCCGAGCGCATCCGAGGGCTTTCAACAGGCGCTGATGACTACGTCGTCAAACCGTTTTCCGTTCCCGAGCTGATGGCCCGTGTCCGGGCGATCTTGCGCCGGGCGAGCCCGGAAGTGGTTTCTACGATGCTTCGGTCCGGCGATATTGAGCTTGACCGCGAAACACACCGGGTTCGCCGCAGCACCAAGGAAATTCACCTCGGGCCGACCGAATTCCGTCTTCTAGAGTTTTTGATGACGTCCCCCGGGCGGGTGTTCTCGCGCGAGCAGCTGCTTGATGGCGTTTGGGGCCACGATGTCTATGTGGATGAGCGGACTGTCGATGTACATGTCGGCCGGTTGCGCAAGGCGCTGAACAAGGGCAAAGCCAAGGACCCGATCCGCACCGTGCGCGGTGCGGGTTATTCCTTCAACGACCAATTTGCTGCTGCCTAA
- the pstC gene encoding phosphate ABC transporter permease subunit PstC produces MPLFWLVLIVLAIASVGYVVGRSRALASAGGVPSQLHSLPSYYGSNVAMKAAVPAFLILVIWLLAQPFYVNGSVSGMIPESEIAEGSSRSLVLAEVRRAATGMDNAIAQKLMTEEFARSARADVTDITARLKEAGQIVTSDITQPIMRAAQHYRVLSSSGRFYMSIVVILAAIAGALWGLKESHADFRARNTVERGVRSLLIAAASIAVLTTIGIVLSLVFNTIEFFKLYPAFDFFFGLTWAPSFSGRGGDSELGIIPLLWGTFYISFVALAVAVPIGLFAAVYLSEYAGPKVRAVAKPMLEVLAGIPTIVYGLFALLTVGPMLVSVFGDNGLGIMKAGTAVMTAGLVMGIMLIPFVSSLSDDIINAVPQAMRDGSYGLGATKSETVKQVILPAALPGIVGAILLAASRAIGETMIVVLGAGAAARLSLNPFEAMTTVTAKIVSQLTGDADFASPVALVAFALGMTLFVVTLGLNIIALYIVRKYREQYD; encoded by the coding sequence ATGCCTTTGTTTTGGCTTGTCTTGATCGTGCTTGCCATTGCGTCCGTTGGGTACGTTGTGGGCCGGTCAAGAGCTTTGGCAAGCGCCGGAGGGGTGCCCAGCCAGCTGCACTCCCTGCCATCTTATTATGGGTCCAACGTTGCCATGAAGGCGGCGGTCCCAGCGTTCTTGATCCTTGTGATCTGGCTTTTGGCGCAGCCGTTTTATGTCAACGGCTCGGTGTCGGGCATGATCCCGGAGAGCGAGATTGCAGAAGGCTCTTCCCGGAGCCTGGTTCTTGCTGAAGTCCGCAGAGCAGCCACGGGCATGGATAATGCCATTGCTCAGAAGCTGATGACGGAAGAGTTTGCCCGCAGCGCCCGCGCCGATGTCACAGATATCACGGCGCGCCTCAAAGAAGCCGGCCAGATTGTAACGTCCGATATCACCCAGCCTATCATGCGCGCGGCCCAGCATTACCGGGTTCTGAGTTCTTCTGGCCGGTTCTACATGTCGATCGTTGTCATTCTGGCGGCGATTGCCGGGGCTCTATGGGGGCTCAAAGAGTCCCATGCCGACTTCCGTGCCCGCAACACCGTTGAACGGGGCGTTCGCAGCCTGCTGATTGCGGCCGCCTCCATCGCCGTTCTCACCACAATCGGGATTGTGCTGTCGCTGGTGTTCAACACGATCGAGTTTTTTAAACTCTATCCCGCCTTCGACTTCTTTTTCGGTCTCACTTGGGCGCCAAGTTTCTCCGGCCGGGGCGGGGATTCCGAACTCGGCATTATCCCACTGCTCTGGGGCACCTTTTATATTTCCTTCGTCGCCCTGGCTGTGGCGGTACCAATTGGCCTCTTTGCAGCGGTTTATCTCTCCGAATATGCCGGGCCGAAAGTCCGCGCAGTTGCCAAGCCAATGCTGGAAGTTCTGGCCGGTATCCCGACCATCGTTTATGGCCTGTTCGCGCTGCTGACTGTCGGTCCGATGCTGGTTTCGGTCTTCGGTGACAACGGTCTTGGCATCATGAAGGCCGGAACCGCCGTCATGACCGCGGGTCTGGTCATGGGCATCATGCTGATCCCATTTGTCAGCTCCTTGTCGGACGACATCATCAATGCCGTGCCGCAGGCCATGCGCGATGGCTCTTACGGTTTGGGTGCAACGAAATCGGAAACCGTCAAACAAGTGATCTTACCAGCCGCGCTGCCGGGGATCGTCGGTGCCATCCTGCTCGCAGCCTCGCGGGCCATCGGTGAAACCATGATCGTCGTGCTCGGGGCAGGGGCGGCCGCACGGCTCAGCCTCAACCCGTTCGAAGCCATGACGACTGTGACCGCGAAAATTGTCAGTCAGCTAACAGGAGATGCGGACTTCGCGTCCCCAGTGGCGCTGGTCGCGTTTGCTCTAGGGATGACACTTTTCGTCGTGACCCTGGGACTCAACATCATTGCGCTCTACATCGTGCGCAAATACCGGGAGCAGTATGACTGA
- the pstA gene encoding phosphate ABC transporter permease PstA: protein MTDATFSPDSPKMPEKAAAKPRSLYATDDLTRKRNAAEKRFKAYGMGAVGIGLFFLVVLAFSIVSEGIPAFTRTVVKVEFTITQEQFNAAEKELFKTKAYEKFFIGALEQQLNDRGLEVPFDGAAIGRIVGKTGGTIREYFRANQDQLGEPVRFELAAASRVDGYINGRVTRDNMTDSRFLQKTDLDIVDGLVEADIIESVFNWNFITGADSGVDNPGGAGIGASVVGSFFMMLVVLFLSLPIGVAASIYLEEFAPQNRITDLIEVNISNLAAVPSIVFGILGLAVFIQFMHLPQSAPLVGGLVLTLMTLPTIIISTRASLKAVPPSIRDAALGVGASKMQAIFHHVLPLAMPGILTGTIIGLAQALGETAPLLLIGMVGFVARGYPDSFVGGFVEPNSAMPAQIYTWAARADYAFYEKAWGGIIVLLLFLLTMNFIAIILRRRFERRW from the coding sequence ATGACCGACGCAACTTTTTCTCCCGATAGTCCAAAGATGCCGGAAAAAGCAGCTGCAAAACCGCGCTCCCTCTATGCAACGGACGATCTGACCCGGAAACGCAATGCGGCTGAAAAGCGCTTCAAGGCCTATGGGATGGGAGCCGTCGGGATCGGCTTGTTTTTCCTGGTGGTCCTCGCGTTTTCGATCGTATCTGAGGGCATTCCAGCCTTCACCCGGACAGTGGTGAAAGTGGAATTCACCATCACCCAGGAACAGTTCAACGCGGCTGAAAAAGAACTTTTCAAGACAAAAGCCTATGAAAAGTTCTTCATTGGAGCTCTTGAACAACAACTCAATGACCGCGGCCTGGAAGTTCCGTTCGACGGTGCTGCCATTGGGCGGATCGTTGGCAAGACCGGCGGCACTATCCGGGAGTATTTTCGTGCCAATCAGGATCAGCTCGGCGAGCCGGTTCGTTTTGAATTGGCCGCAGCCTCCCGTGTTGACGGTTACATCAATGGCCGCGTCACACGCGACAACATGACGGACAGCCGGTTCCTGCAAAAGACAGACCTCGACATCGTCGACGGTCTGGTCGAGGCGGACATTATTGAATCTGTCTTCAACTGGAACTTCATCACCGGCGCCGACTCCGGCGTGGACAATCCTGGTGGTGCGGGCATCGGCGCCTCAGTCGTTGGTTCGTTCTTCATGATGCTGGTGGTGCTGTTCCTCTCCCTGCCGATTGGCGTCGCCGCGTCGATCTATTTGGAAGAGTTTGCCCCGCAAAACCGGATCACGGACCTGATTGAAGTCAACATCTCCAATCTGGCCGCCGTTCCGTCCATCGTGTTCGGGATCTTGGGTCTGGCCGTGTTCATTCAGTTCATGCACCTACCGCAGTCGGCGCCGCTGGTTGGCGGGCTGGTGCTGACCCTCATGACCCTGCCCACAATCATCATCTCGACCCGGGCATCTTTGAAGGCGGTGCCGCCGAGCATTCGCGACGCAGCGCTCGGAGTTGGTGCGTCCAAAATGCAGGCGATTTTCCATCACGTGCTGCCCTTGGCCATGCCGGGCATCCTGACTGGAACAATCATTGGTCTGGCTCAAGCGCTTGGTGAAACCGCACCGCTGCTTCTGATCGGTATGGTCGGCTTTGTGGCCCGTGGGTATCCCGACAGCTTCGTCGGCGGTTTTGTCGAGCCAAACTCTGCAATGCCGGCACAGATCTATACGTGGGCAGCCCGTGCTGACTATGCGTTCTACGAAAAAGCCTGGGGCGGCATTATCGTCTTGCTGCTGTTCCTTCTGACAATGAACTTTATTGCCATTATCCTGCGCCGCAGGTTTGAGCGCCGCTGGTAA
- a CDS encoding aspartate aminotransferase family protein produces MSASALFGNYARSNLSFDHGEGVWLIASDGRRFLDCGSGIAVNSLGHGHPHLVKTLQDQASKLWHISNLHQMPDGARLAQRLADATFADKVLFVNSGAEAMEAAIKCARRYHYDRNEPDRYQIITFEGAFHGRTLGTIAAGGQEKYLEGFGPKAPGFDQVPNGDLEALKAIVGPQTAAIAIEPIQGEGGIREIDFEFLRALRKLCDETGALLIFDEIQTGVGRTGKLFAHQWTGVEPDLMAVAKGIGSGFPMGACLATEEAASALAPGTHGTTFGGNPLAMAVGNAVLDVVLSEGFLEEVQQKGLSFKQKLSGLVDSHPKVFDSVRGSGLMLGIKCVAPVGEYVGAARDAGLLAVPAGDNVVRILPPLTITEDEIAVAVERLEEAAVALEKKLFEGAAE; encoded by the coding sequence ATGTCCGCGTCCGCGCTTTTTGGAAACTACGCAAGATCGAACTTGTCTTTCGATCACGGGGAAGGTGTCTGGCTGATTGCGAGTGACGGCCGACGATTTCTCGACTGCGGGTCCGGAATTGCGGTGAATTCGCTTGGGCATGGCCATCCTCATTTGGTCAAGACACTGCAGGACCAAGCATCCAAGCTTTGGCACATTTCCAATCTGCATCAGATGCCGGATGGTGCGCGCCTCGCGCAGCGGCTTGCAGACGCGACCTTTGCTGACAAGGTTCTGTTTGTGAATTCCGGGGCAGAGGCCATGGAAGCGGCGATCAAATGCGCCCGCCGGTATCACTATGACCGGAACGAGCCGGACCGCTATCAAATCATCACTTTTGAAGGCGCGTTCCACGGCCGGACGCTGGGTACCATCGCAGCCGGCGGCCAGGAAAAATACCTGGAAGGGTTTGGCCCAAAGGCGCCGGGTTTTGATCAGGTGCCGAATGGCGACCTTGAGGCGTTAAAAGCAATCGTTGGCCCGCAGACCGCTGCTATTGCGATTGAACCTATTCAAGGCGAAGGCGGCATCCGCGAGATCGATTTCGAATTCCTGCGCGCGCTGCGCAAGCTGTGTGACGAAACCGGCGCTCTTTTGATCTTTGACGAGATCCAGACGGGCGTTGGCCGGACAGGCAAGCTCTTTGCGCATCAATGGACCGGTGTAGAACCGGATTTGATGGCAGTTGCCAAGGGAATTGGCAGCGGCTTTCCAATGGGGGCCTGTCTGGCAACCGAGGAAGCTGCATCCGCGCTGGCGCCGGGAACCCATGGCACAACGTTCGGCGGCAATCCGTTGGCGATGGCCGTTGGCAATGCGGTTTTGGATGTTGTCTTGTCAGAAGGCTTTCTGGAAGAAGTTCAGCAAAAAGGGCTGTCCTTCAAGCAGAAACTCTCCGGATTGGTCGACAGCCATCCCAAGGTGTTTGACTCTGTTCGCGGCAGCGGCTTGATGCTTGGCATCAAATGCGTGGCCCCGGTCGGCGAATATGTTGGGGCTGCCCGCGACGCAGGTCTTCTGGCCGTGCCAGCTGGCGACAACGTCGTGCGCATTCTCCCGCCTTTGACCATCACTGAAGACGAGATTGCGGTGGCTGTTGAACGCCTGGAAGAGGCGGCCGTTGCCCTGGAGAAGAAGCTTTTTGAAGGAGCGGCCGAATGA
- the pstB gene encoding phosphate ABC transporter ATP-binding protein PstB, which translates to MNDMPQIEQAADMTDSKISAKKVQVYYGDTHAIKDVDLEIQPRSVTAFIGPSGCGKSTFLRTINRMNDTIDICRVEGSIKIDGEDIYDPKVDPVQLRAKVGMVFQKPNPFPKSIYDNIAYGPRIHGLARNRDELDEIVSSSLQKAGLWNEVKDRLNEPGTGMSGGQQQRLCIARAIAVSPEVILMDEPCSALDPIATAKVEELIDELRENYTIVIVTHSMQQAARVSQRTAFFHLGVLVEEGPTQDIFTNPSDKRTQDYITGRFG; encoded by the coding sequence ATGAATGATATGCCGCAAATCGAACAGGCAGCCGACATGACCGACAGCAAGATTTCAGCGAAAAAGGTCCAGGTCTATTATGGCGATACCCATGCCATCAAAGATGTGGACCTGGAAATCCAGCCTCGATCAGTGACCGCCTTTATTGGCCCGTCAGGTTGTGGCAAGTCGACTTTCTTGCGCACCATCAACCGGATGAACGACACGATCGACATCTGCCGCGTTGAAGGCTCCATCAAGATTGATGGCGAAGACATCTACGATCCAAAGGTCGATCCGGTGCAGCTGCGCGCCAAGGTTGGAATGGTGTTTCAGAAGCCGAACCCGTTCCCGAAATCGATCTACGACAACATCGCCTATGGTCCGCGGATCCATGGACTGGCCCGAAACCGGGATGAGCTCGATGAGATCGTCAGCTCTAGCCTGCAAAAGGCCGGGCTTTGGAATGAGGTCAAGGACCGTTTAAACGAGCCGGGCACCGGCATGTCCGGCGGTCAGCAGCAGCGGCTGTGCATTGCGCGCGCGATTGCGGTGAGCCCGGAAGTCATCCTGATGGATGAGCCCTGCTCGGCACTTGATCCGATCGCGACGGCGAAGGTTGAGGAGCTGATCGATGAGCTGCGGGAAAACTATACGATTGTTATCGTGACCCACTCCATGCAGCAGGCCGCCCGCGTATCCCAGCGCACTGCGTTTTTCCATCTCGGCGTTCTGGTTGAGGAAGGTCCAACACAGGACATCTTCACCAATCCGTCGGACAAACGCACTCAAGATTACATCACCGGCCGCTTCGGCTGA
- a CDS encoding GcrA family cell cycle regulator: MSWTNERVELLKKLWGEGLSASQIAGELGGVTRNAVIGKVHRLGLSGRAKSSTPSTKPRRARTASPTAQATPKKPQAQPQTHGSAALKMDPTPAPVAEIRPEAEPIAELVPISKRATILTLTERTCKWPIGDPATDDFYFCGRQSDAGVPYCAHHCKIAYQPIADRRRGANKAVAQAS; the protein is encoded by the coding sequence ATGAGTTGGACGAACGAACGGGTTGAGCTTTTGAAAAAGCTCTGGGGCGAAGGATTGAGCGCCAGCCAGATCGCTGGCGAGCTCGGCGGAGTAACCCGGAACGCAGTTATTGGTAAGGTGCACCGTCTTGGCCTGTCCGGCCGGGCGAAGTCATCCACACCAAGCACAAAGCCGCGCCGCGCACGGACTGCAAGCCCGACAGCGCAGGCAACCCCGAAGAAACCACAGGCCCAGCCGCAGACCCATGGATCTGCCGCTCTGAAGATGGATCCGACCCCTGCACCTGTTGCTGAGATCCGCCCGGAAGCTGAGCCGATTGCCGAGTTGGTGCCGATTTCCAAACGCGCAACCATCCTGACGCTCACCGAGCGGACCTGCAAATGGCCAATCGGTGACCCGGCAACAGACGACTTCTACTTCTGCGGACGCCAGTCCGATGCGGGTGTTCCTTACTGCGCGCATCACTGCAAGATCGCCTATCAGCCGATTGCTGACCGCCGCCGCGGCGCAAACAAGGCTGTTGCTCAAGCATCGTAA
- the phoU gene encoding phosphate signaling complex protein PhoU produces the protein MSEHIVTAYDDELNAMAGRIAEMGGLAEKAFADAVSALVSGDTDLARKVVSEDARLDSLHQDVEEDLIAMIVRRQPMGQDLREITAASRIAHDLERVGDLAKNVAKRAIAIDSDLQSKKLAIGVEHMTELALSQLKKVLDAYTRRDAEAARQVQEADAEVDAIYTSLFRELLTYMMEDPRVITECVHLLFCAKNIERIGDHATNIAENVYFMVTGERLPEERTKIDETGAV, from the coding sequence ATGTCTGAACACATAGTCACGGCCTATGATGACGAATTGAACGCCATGGCCGGCCGGATTGCCGAAATGGGCGGGCTTGCAGAAAAAGCGTTTGCCGATGCAGTCTCAGCTTTGGTTTCCGGAGATACCGACTTGGCCAGGAAAGTGGTTTCCGAAGATGCCCGGTTGGATTCCCTGCATCAGGACGTTGAAGAAGATCTGATTGCCATGATCGTGCGGCGTCAGCCGATGGGGCAGGACTTGCGCGAAATCACCGCGGCAAGCCGAATTGCCCATGATCTGGAACGCGTTGGCGATCTTGCCAAAAACGTCGCAAAACGTGCAATCGCCATTGATAGCGATCTTCAGAGTAAGAAGCTGGCAATCGGTGTTGAGCACATGACGGAATTGGCGCTGAGCCAACTGAAGAAGGTGCTCGATGCCTACACCCGGCGCGACGCTGAGGCGGCGCGTCAGGTTCAGGAAGCCGATGCCGAAGTCGATGCGATCTATACGTCGCTGTTTCGCGAACTGCTCACCTACATGATGGAAGACCCGCGGGTCATCACCGAATGCGTCCATCTCCTGTTCTGCGCAAAGAACATTGAGCGCATCGGTGATCATGCCACCAACATTGCCGAAAACGTCTACTTCATGGTGACAGGTGAGCGTTTGCCGGAAGAGCGGACCAAGATTGACGAAACTGGAGCCGTTTAA
- a CDS encoding VWA domain-containing protein, whose amino-acid sequence MKSIWKLGLAATLALSASSALAEDRSVALILDASGSMNGHLTDGTVKINAAKNAVRNLVGQIPDSVRLSFRAYGHQHHRSKHNCTDTQMLVPFGRAPDVRAGVVNTSDGLKAQGYTPITHVLGLAADDLKPENGKRAIVLVSDGKETCEGDPCLLAKKLAEADTDLTIHTVGFGVDPQARLQLQCIADAARGTYYDANSAVDLAKTMEEAVEATAEPEIQDEVITITLPEAQEGTLEIIAPYFNEVVDAETGEQVAVLTDSTPSKVLPAGIYNIKFGKTQWLKSVAVRADETTTIEPGRLRVEGPYFNDVLDPETGEIIEKATKHHADFPLLAGLYDVAFGKALWKNVVVNEGETTVLNPGRLKIKNPYFHDVLDPATGQALLKLTKSNDELPLPPGTYDVRFGKKLWRGIKLTEGETVTLDPALVRMAEPYFNRILDQDTGEEVEKFTRDRTTIPLAPGTYTVMFGKAAWKDFTVEAGDDLRINPGRIKIEGKKFYIKVFDEAGTEVIKLTEGTNDIPFPPGKYRLDVGGQEVPVTLIEGKRLVLKLQ is encoded by the coding sequence ATGAAATCCATTTGGAAATTAGGCCTTGCCGCCACACTTGCCCTCTCCGCTTCATCAGCACTTGCGGAAGACCGAAGTGTTGCCCTTATCCTGGATGCCTCCGGCAGTATGAACGGCCACCTCACCGACGGTACTGTCAAAATCAATGCTGCCAAGAATGCCGTGCGAAACCTCGTCGGTCAGATCCCTGACAGCGTGCGGCTGTCCTTTCGCGCCTATGGACACCAGCACCACCGCAGCAAACACAATTGCACTGACACACAGATGCTGGTTCCTTTCGGCCGCGCGCCAGATGTTCGCGCCGGTGTGGTGAACACATCGGATGGTCTAAAAGCCCAAGGCTATACGCCCATTACCCATGTTCTTGGATTGGCCGCCGACGACCTGAAACCGGAAAACGGCAAGCGGGCCATCGTTCTCGTCTCAGACGGCAAGGAAACCTGCGAAGGCGATCCCTGCCTGCTTGCCAAGAAACTAGCGGAAGCCGATACGGATCTGACCATCCATACAGTTGGCTTTGGTGTCGATCCGCAGGCGCGGCTGCAGTTGCAATGCATCGCGGATGCCGCCCGTGGCACCTACTATGACGCCAACTCTGCCGTGGACCTTGCGAAAACCATGGAAGAGGCGGTAGAGGCTACCGCTGAGCCGGAAATCCAGGATGAAGTGATCACAATCACCCTTCCCGAGGCGCAGGAAGGAACGCTGGAAATCATCGCCCCCTATTTCAACGAAGTGGTTGATGCCGAAACGGGCGAGCAGGTTGCCGTGCTCACAGATAGCACCCCGTCCAAAGTTCTCCCGGCTGGGATCTACAACATCAAATTCGGCAAGACCCAATGGCTGAAAAGCGTTGCTGTTCGAGCCGATGAAACCACAACAATAGAACCGGGCCGGCTCAGGGTCGAAGGCCCCTATTTCAATGATGTCCTGGATCCAGAAACCGGGGAGATTATAGAAAAAGCCACCAAGCATCACGCTGACTTCCCACTTTTGGCAGGCCTATATGATGTGGCCTTCGGCAAAGCCCTTTGGAAGAATGTTGTTGTCAACGAAGGTGAGACGACTGTTCTGAATCCGGGCCGCCTGAAAATCAAAAACCCTTACTTCCATGATGTTCTGGATCCGGCGACCGGTCAGGCTTTGCTGAAGCTGACGAAGTCAAATGACGAACTTCCCCTCCCGCCTGGTACCTATGACGTGCGGTTTGGCAAAAAACTCTGGCGCGGCATCAAATTGACCGAAGGCGAAACCGTGACATTGGATCCGGCCCTGGTTCGTATGGCGGAGCCCTATTTTAACCGGATCCTGGATCAGGATACGGGTGAAGAAGTGGAGAAATTCACCCGGGACCGGACGACGATCCCGTTAGCGCCGGGCACCTACACTGTCATGTTCGGCAAAGCCGCCTGGAAAGACTTCACGGTTGAAGCTGGTGATGATCTGCGGATCAATCCGGGCCGCATCAAAATCGAAGGCAAGAAGTTTTACATCAAGGTTTTCGATGAAGCCGGGACGGAAGTCATAAAGCTGACTGAGGGCACCAACGATATTCCGTTTCCGCCGGGCAAATACAGGCTCGATGTCGGCGGACAAGAAGTACCGGTGACACTGATCGAAGGCAAACGGCTTGTACTGAAACTTCAGTAA